A stretch of the Bacillus licheniformis DSM 13 = ATCC 14580 genome encodes the following:
- a CDS encoding DUF4885 domain-containing protein produces MRLNSQYIRTQLMVQNILKRNAADTTLKNVSSDITAVAKKASSQAGRASKESLSKLNYSKDSIVNHAGAFRRAYEAANDRTVTDTGKETKINAQNPYVSESDIRKKILDEKYSKINAMNKTKPDPLGYIKDKYKNPNSPYFRNDLSAAERQAAYDNETEWLFKGKAQSYNMQDAAFRNVTFNGEVETENEKVYQRSQVNKQLQALLDQYHIAIPADAALTFTITPIDYQVKVSGTDDEQLIHQIEQILQSGENSKQLFLHIMKSLSSDSAQYSKEAHQKYQTVREIYEVTGYHLKDLEVVDGRYVTPSGRDLLEVYKEELEKDPVLKKTAHLAIAHYGAELNRLAEAEYDSVPDFILSIDYSNGSLRDTGQKKSYGTGDTAWLRELKRRTGVND; encoded by the coding sequence ATGCGTCTCAATAGTCAATACATCCGTACACAGCTGATGGTCCAGAATATATTGAAAAGAAATGCGGCTGATACAACTTTAAAAAATGTCTCTTCCGATATCACTGCCGTTGCGAAGAAGGCCAGCAGTCAAGCAGGGAGAGCATCGAAAGAAAGTTTGAGTAAGCTGAACTACTCAAAGGACAGTATTGTGAATCATGCCGGAGCTTTCAGGCGGGCATACGAAGCAGCAAATGATCGAACTGTCACAGATACAGGGAAAGAAACGAAGATTAATGCCCAAAACCCCTATGTGTCAGAAAGTGACATCAGGAAAAAAATCTTAGATGAAAAATACAGCAAAATAAATGCAATGAACAAAACGAAACCCGACCCTTTAGGCTACATTAAGGATAAATACAAAAACCCCAATTCCCCTTATTTCAGAAATGACTTGTCGGCAGCAGAAAGACAGGCTGCATATGACAATGAAACTGAGTGGCTGTTCAAAGGAAAGGCGCAAAGCTATAATATGCAGGATGCCGCGTTTCGAAATGTGACTTTTAATGGGGAAGTAGAGACGGAGAATGAGAAAGTATATCAGCGCAGCCAAGTCAACAAACAGCTTCAAGCGCTGCTGGATCAATATCATATTGCCATTCCAGCGGATGCGGCGCTCACCTTTACGATTACACCGATTGATTATCAAGTAAAGGTAAGCGGAACAGATGATGAGCAACTCATCCATCAAATTGAACAAATATTGCAATCAGGAGAAAACAGCAAACAGTTATTTCTGCATATCATGAAAAGCTTGAGCAGCGATTCGGCACAATATTCCAAAGAAGCGCACCAAAAATATCAGACGGTTCGCGAGATATATGAGGTGACAGGGTATCACCTGAAAGATTTGGAAGTGGTTGATGGCCGATATGTAACACCTTCCGGCCGTGATTTATTAGAAGTGTATAAAGAAGAGCTGGAGAAGGATCCCGTCCTCAAGAAAACGGCTCATCTCGCAATCGCTCATTATGGAGCAGAGCTGAACAGGCTTGCGGAAGCCGAATATGATTCTGTTCCGGATTTCATCTTGTCTATTGACTACAGCAACGGGT